Proteins encoded by one window of Kribbella flavida DSM 17836:
- a CDS encoding alpha-galactosidase has translation MSNINVLQLRSAGVSLVLDCSGPALPSVLHWGADLGELSDSALVEFRRGAGAVQTGNGLNDDLPVSVVPEYSAGWFGLPGLTGHRDGRDFSAAFRLENGTRDGNVVSVAAVDPVAQLKLALTIELTDSGLVKAKADLTNTGGSAYTVDGLVLALPVPTEATELLDLTGRHIGERHPQRHAFTQGAHLRDNRRGRTGADATLLLIAGTRGFGFGFGEVWGLHTAWSGNHRSYAERGMSGYAVIGGGELLLPGEGRLEPQGSYSTPWIYGSYGVGLDQLSARFHEYLRARPTHPSTDRPVVLNTWEAVYFDLDLTKLTALADAAAEVGAERFVLDDGWFRGRRNDRAGLGDWYVDEGIWPKGLHPLVDHVTGLGLQFGLWVEPEMVNPDSDLAREHPDWILATGNRTPPTARYQQGLNLGIPAAYDYILERLDALLNEYDISYLKWDHNRDFVDGGNQLTGAAGIHEQTLAVYRLLDELKRRHPGLEIESCSSGGARVDLAVLERTDRVWGSDSNDALERQKIQRYTQLLLPPELIGCHVGPPRAHTTGRTQTLAFRAATALFGHFGIEWDISAASAEERAQLAGWVALHKELRPLLHTGRVVRADRGPEDVLLHGVVAQDGSRAVYSAVQLTQSVTSDVGRVRLPGLEPQRTYRVSKMATPGPEPRHPATWWVDGGQVELNGAALAAVGIQVPAQWPESAILLDVRAID, from the coding sequence GTGTCGAACATCAACGTGCTGCAGCTCCGCTCCGCGGGCGTCAGTCTCGTGCTGGACTGCTCCGGTCCGGCCCTACCGTCGGTGCTGCACTGGGGCGCGGACCTGGGTGAGCTGAGCGACAGCGCGCTGGTGGAGTTCAGGCGCGGCGCCGGCGCGGTTCAGACCGGCAACGGCCTGAACGACGACCTCCCGGTCTCCGTCGTTCCGGAGTACTCCGCCGGCTGGTTCGGCCTGCCCGGGCTCACCGGGCACCGCGACGGCCGGGACTTCTCCGCCGCGTTCCGGCTGGAGAACGGCACCCGCGACGGCAACGTCGTCTCGGTCGCCGCCGTCGATCCGGTCGCGCAGCTGAAGCTCGCGCTGACCATCGAGCTGACCGACTCCGGTCTGGTCAAGGCGAAGGCCGACCTGACGAACACCGGCGGTTCGGCGTACACGGTGGACGGGCTGGTGCTCGCGCTGCCGGTGCCGACCGAGGCGACCGAACTGCTCGACCTGACCGGCCGGCACATCGGCGAGCGGCACCCGCAGCGGCACGCGTTCACCCAAGGGGCGCACCTGCGCGACAACCGCCGCGGCCGCACCGGTGCCGATGCCACCCTGCTGCTGATCGCCGGCACCCGCGGCTTCGGCTTCGGCTTCGGCGAGGTGTGGGGCCTGCACACCGCCTGGAGCGGCAACCACCGCTCGTACGCCGAACGCGGCATGAGCGGGTACGCCGTGATCGGCGGCGGCGAGCTGCTGCTGCCCGGCGAGGGCCGGCTGGAACCGCAGGGCAGTTACAGCACGCCCTGGATCTACGGCTCGTACGGCGTCGGCCTCGACCAGCTGTCGGCCCGCTTCCACGAGTACCTGCGGGCCCGCCCGACGCACCCGTCGACGGACCGCCCGGTGGTGCTGAACACCTGGGAAGCCGTCTACTTCGACCTCGACCTGACCAAGCTCACGGCGCTCGCCGACGCGGCCGCCGAGGTCGGCGCCGAGCGGTTCGTGCTCGACGACGGCTGGTTCCGCGGCCGTCGCAACGACCGCGCCGGCCTGGGCGACTGGTACGTCGACGAGGGGATCTGGCCGAAGGGCCTGCACCCGCTGGTCGACCACGTCACCGGCCTCGGGCTGCAGTTCGGCCTCTGGGTGGAGCCCGAGATGGTCAACCCCGACTCCGACCTGGCTCGCGAGCACCCGGACTGGATCCTTGCCACCGGCAACCGGACGCCGCCGACCGCGCGGTACCAGCAGGGCCTCAACCTGGGCATCCCGGCGGCGTACGACTACATTCTCGAGCGGCTCGACGCGCTGCTGAACGAGTACGACATCTCCTACCTCAAGTGGGACCACAACCGGGATTTCGTTGATGGTGGCAACCAGTTGACCGGCGCGGCGGGCATTCACGAGCAGACGCTCGCCGTCTACCGGCTGCTGGACGAGCTGAAGCGCCGGCACCCAGGGCTGGAGATCGAGTCCTGCTCGTCCGGCGGCGCCCGGGTCGACCTCGCGGTGCTGGAGCGGACCGACCGGGTCTGGGGCAGCGACAGCAACGACGCGCTGGAGCGGCAGAAGATCCAGCGCTACACCCAGCTGCTGCTGCCGCCGGAGCTGATCGGCTGCCACGTCGGTCCGCCCAGGGCGCACACCACCGGCCGGACCCAGACCTTGGCCTTTCGGGCGGCGACCGCGCTGTTCGGCCACTTCGGCATCGAGTGGGACATCAGCGCGGCGTCGGCCGAGGAGCGCGCGCAACTGGCAGGCTGGGTCGCGCTGCACAAGGAGCTTCGGCCGTTGCTGCACACCGGCCGGGTGGTCCGGGCCGACCGTGGGCCTGAGGACGTCCTGCTGCACGGCGTCGTCGCGCAGGACGGTTCCCGCGCGGTCTACAGCGCCGTCCAGCTGACCCAGTCGGTCACCTCCGACGTGGGCCGGGTCCGGCTGCCCGGCCTGGAACCGCAGCGGACGTACCGCGTCAGCAAGATGGCCACGCCCGGCCCCGAGCCGCGGCACCCCGCGACCTGGTGGGTCGACGGTGGCCAGGTGGAACTGAACGGCGCCGCTCTCGCCGCCGTCGGGATCCAGGTCCCGGCCCAGTGGCCCGAGAGCGCGATCCTGCTGGACGTCCGAGCCATCGACTGA
- the smpB gene encoding SsrA-binding protein SmpB: MVKQTGQKPIAQNRKARHDYHIDDVVEAGLVLTGTEVKSLRLGRASLVDAFASVRGNELWLQNMHIPEYTHGTWTNHEPRRTRKLLLHRDEMQKLIKAIEQQGVTLVPLSLYFKDGYAKVELATARGKKDYDKRHALAERQASREAQRALSERHRR, from the coding sequence ATGGTGAAACAGACCGGCCAGAAGCCGATCGCGCAGAACCGTAAGGCGCGACACGACTACCACATCGACGACGTGGTGGAGGCCGGACTCGTGCTGACCGGGACCGAGGTGAAGTCCCTGCGGCTGGGTCGGGCCTCCCTCGTCGACGCGTTCGCCTCGGTGCGGGGCAACGAGCTCTGGCTGCAGAACATGCACATCCCGGAGTACACGCACGGCACCTGGACCAACCACGAGCCGCGCCGCACCCGCAAGCTGCTGCTGCACCGCGACGAGATGCAGAAGCTGATCAAGGCGATCGAGCAGCAGGGCGTCACGCTGGTCCCGCTGTCGCTGTACTTCAAGGACGGCTACGCCAAGGTCGAGCTGGCGACGGCCCGAGGCAAGAAGGACTACGACAAGCGCCACGCCCTGGCCGAGCGCCAGGCCTCCCGCGAAGCCCAACGAGCCCTCTCCGAACGCCACCGCCGCTGA
- a CDS encoding winged helix-turn-helix domain-containing protein: MKLLEEPEAVRAALSPLRRELLRRLREPASATQLATALDMPRQRLNYHLRALEKAGLVELVEERQRRGCVERILRAASVAFVVDPSVMQGEFTRLHDQYAAEHLVEVASGTVRDVARMQQKADAAGKRLLTFTLETEVRFAEPGDVHRFTDALTEAVRQVVESFDAPGGRPYRLVAGGHPAPRPTEGEDAE; encoded by the coding sequence ATGAAGCTGCTGGAAGAGCCGGAGGCGGTACGGGCCGCCCTGTCGCCGTTGCGTCGGGAACTGCTGCGGCGGCTGCGTGAGCCCGCCTCGGCGACGCAGCTCGCGACGGCGCTGGACATGCCGCGACAGCGACTCAACTACCACCTCCGCGCGCTGGAGAAGGCCGGCCTGGTGGAGCTGGTCGAGGAGCGGCAGCGCCGGGGGTGCGTCGAGCGGATCCTGCGTGCGGCCTCGGTCGCCTTCGTGGTGGACCCGTCGGTGATGCAGGGCGAGTTCACCCGGCTGCACGACCAGTACGCGGCCGAGCACCTGGTGGAGGTTGCCTCAGGCACCGTTCGCGACGTCGCCCGGATGCAGCAGAAGGCCGATGCCGCCGGCAAGCGACTGCTGACTTTCACGCTGGAGACGGAGGTCCGGTTCGCCGAACCGGGCGACGTGCACCGGTTCACCGACGCGCTGACCGAGGCCGTCCGCCAGGTGGTCGAGTCGTTCGACGCTCCTGGCGGCCGCCCGTACCGCCTGGTCGCCGGCGGCCACCCAGCACCCCGACCTACCGAAGGAGAGGACGCAGAATGA
- a CDS encoding M23 family metallopeptidase, translating to MVPSAQADPPDPNAQKKQLDAQINQSKADLHESYDQLAKSVAAYNQAETRYETVQARYAAAQGKLAAAKAADVVAASKLRAAEQALSTARGDVAEGQKLIAQKQQVAGRAVRSAYQQQNSLVGLAIVLRGASPADLASGMQVQRNVFGITGNVITSLNNAQAQLANKQAKLAEAERVVAAQRAEAARTVQEVSKLTKQVAADKAEAAAVAATRLTAQQAAEKDKNSELAQYQSLVAERRRVEQVLIARARAEKARALAEKAAAARRKAAAEAAERAKAKKEKRPPRKLPDPPPPRNDGGLSYPVNTYITSPYGMRFHPILRYWKLHDGTDFGAGCGTPIRAVASGVVTDRYYNGGYGNRIFVSHGVLDGSSLTSVYNHLSRYRARVGQRVRKGQVIGYVGNTGYSTGCHLHFMIYQDGRVVNPMKWL from the coding sequence GTGGTTCCGTCTGCCCAGGCGGACCCACCTGACCCGAACGCGCAGAAGAAGCAGCTCGACGCCCAGATCAACCAGTCCAAGGCCGATCTGCACGAGTCGTACGACCAGCTGGCCAAGTCCGTTGCCGCCTACAACCAGGCGGAGACGCGGTACGAGACCGTGCAGGCGCGGTACGCCGCGGCGCAGGGCAAGCTGGCCGCCGCCAAGGCCGCCGACGTCGTTGCCGCGAGCAAACTCAGGGCCGCCGAGCAGGCGCTGTCGACGGCCCGCGGCGACGTGGCCGAGGGACAGAAGCTGATCGCGCAGAAGCAGCAGGTCGCGGGACGCGCGGTCCGGTCGGCGTACCAGCAGCAGAACTCGCTGGTCGGGCTGGCCATCGTGCTGCGCGGCGCCTCGCCCGCCGACCTGGCCAGCGGCATGCAGGTGCAGCGCAACGTCTTCGGCATCACCGGCAACGTGATCACCAGCCTGAACAACGCCCAGGCGCAGCTGGCGAACAAGCAGGCCAAGCTGGCCGAGGCGGAGCGAGTGGTCGCCGCCCAGCGCGCCGAGGCGGCGCGGACCGTTCAGGAGGTCAGCAAGCTGACCAAGCAGGTCGCCGCGGACAAGGCCGAGGCCGCTGCCGTCGCCGCGACCCGGCTGACCGCCCAGCAGGCGGCCGAGAAGGACAAGAACTCCGAGCTGGCGCAGTACCAGTCGCTGGTCGCCGAGCGTCGCCGGGTCGAGCAGGTCCTGATCGCCCGGGCGCGGGCCGAGAAGGCCCGGGCCCTGGCCGAGAAGGCCGCCGCCGCCCGCCGCAAGGCCGCCGCCGAAGCGGCCGAGCGCGCCAAGGCGAAAAAGGAGAAGCGACCGCCGCGCAAGCTGCCGGACCCGCCCCCGCCCCGGAACGACGGCGGGCTGAGCTACCCGGTCAACACCTACATCACGTCGCCGTACGGGATGCGGTTCCACCCGATCCTGCGCTACTGGAAGCTGCACGACGGCACCGACTTCGGCGCCGGCTGCGGTACGCCGATCCGCGCCGTGGCCAGTGGGGTGGTGACGGACCGTTACTACAACGGCGGCTACGGGAACCGGATCTTCGTCTCCCACGGCGTTCTCGACGGCAGCTCCCTCACCTCGGTCTACAACCACCTGTCCCGGTACCGGGCCCGGGTGGGCCAGCGAGTCCGCAAGGGCCAGGTCATCGGCTACGTCGGCAACACCGGCTACTCGACCGGTTGCCACCTGCACTTCATGATCTACCAGGACGGCCGCGTGGTTAACCCGATGAAGTGGCTGTGA
- the ftsX gene encoding permease-like cell division protein FtsX: protein MRLNYILSDLGIGLKRNLSMTIAVVVTIWVSLSLFGSALLAREQVELMKGNWYDKIQISIFLCTKDSGGRGCSGAEVTTEQKNRIKQVIESSPDTAPEGVFGETKKEAFEQFKKLYKDSPIVSTVTEDQMQESFRVKLKDPQRYQNLVSAVAGLPGVDTVQDLRQYLDPLFKALNGLQVGALVAAGLLLVAALMQISNTIRLAAYARRREIGIMRLVGASNFYIQLPFLLEAVLAALIGAVLACGTLWVGVYFVVMQRAQETFRVWQWVGAAETFQATLIMVVVGLVLAVVPTFLTTRKYLKV, encoded by the coding sequence ATGCGCTTGAACTACATCCTTTCCGACCTCGGGATCGGCCTGAAGCGGAACCTGTCGATGACGATCGCGGTCGTCGTCACCATCTGGGTCTCGCTGTCGCTGTTCGGCAGCGCGCTGCTCGCCCGCGAGCAGGTCGAGCTGATGAAGGGCAACTGGTACGACAAGATCCAGATCTCGATCTTCCTCTGCACCAAGGACTCCGGCGGCCGCGGCTGCTCGGGCGCCGAGGTGACCACGGAGCAGAAGAACCGGATCAAGCAGGTGATCGAGTCGAGCCCGGACACCGCGCCCGAGGGTGTGTTCGGCGAGACGAAGAAGGAAGCGTTCGAGCAGTTCAAGAAGCTGTACAAGGACTCGCCGATCGTCAGCACGGTCACCGAGGACCAGATGCAGGAGTCCTTCCGGGTCAAGCTGAAAGATCCTCAGCGCTACCAGAACCTGGTCAGCGCGGTGGCCGGCCTGCCGGGCGTGGACACCGTGCAGGACCTGAGACAGTACCTCGATCCACTCTTCAAGGCGCTGAACGGCTTGCAAGTCGGGGCGCTGGTGGCCGCCGGTCTGCTGCTGGTCGCCGCGCTGATGCAGATCTCCAACACGATCCGGCTGGCAGCCTACGCCCGCCGCAGGGAGATAGGCATCATGCGCCTGGTGGGCGCCTCGAACTTCTACATCCAGCTGCCGTTCCTGCTGGAGGCGGTGCTGGCCGCCCTGATCGGCGCAGTGCTTGCCTGTGGCACCCTCTGGGTCGGCGTGTACTTCGTCGTCATGCAGCGGGCCCAGGAGACCTTCCGGGTCTGGCAGTGGGTGGGCGCCGCGGAGACCTTCCAGGCGACGCTGATCATGGTCGTGGTGGGTCTGGTGCTCGCGGTGGTCCCGACATTCCTGACGACGCGGAAATACCTCAAAGTCTGA
- a CDS encoding carbohydrate ABC transporter permease, producing MTVTTSSPASAATSTPARRQRQKLGDLKVAMIFLAPATLGFVVFYIWPTLRGAYLSFTEYSLLQPPEFNGLQNYERMVQDSFFWNALVVTVEYVVINIGLQTVLAVFIAMLMYRLTKSITVRAVILLPYLIANVVVALVWYWMLDFQVGIVNQALTWVGIDPIAFFGESHWAIPTVAGINIWRHMGYTALLVFAGLQMIPSYVYEAAEVDGSSEWQTFWRITLPLLRPVLVMVLVVTMIGSFQVFDTIAVTTQGGPINATRVIYFYIYERAFTRFDFGYASAMAMVLFAILAVVSLLQLRLLRAKESDLA from the coding sequence GTGACCGTGACGACGAGTTCCCCGGCGAGTGCTGCCACCAGCACTCCGGCGCGGCGACAACGACAAAAGCTCGGGGACCTGAAGGTCGCGATGATCTTCCTGGCCCCGGCCACCCTCGGCTTCGTGGTGTTCTACATCTGGCCCACCCTGCGCGGCGCGTACCTGAGCTTCACCGAGTACAGCCTGCTGCAGCCGCCCGAGTTCAACGGGCTGCAGAACTACGAGCGGATGGTGCAGGACAGCTTCTTCTGGAACGCCCTCGTCGTCACGGTCGAGTACGTCGTGATCAACATCGGCCTGCAGACCGTGCTGGCCGTGTTCATCGCGATGCTGATGTACCGGCTGACCAAGTCGATCACGGTCCGGGCGGTCATCCTGCTGCCTTACCTGATCGCGAACGTCGTGGTCGCGCTGGTCTGGTACTGGATGCTCGACTTCCAGGTCGGCATCGTGAACCAGGCGCTGACCTGGGTCGGCATCGACCCGATCGCCTTCTTCGGGGAGTCGCACTGGGCGATCCCGACGGTGGCCGGGATCAACATCTGGCGGCACATGGGCTACACGGCGCTGCTGGTGTTCGCCGGCCTGCAGATGATCCCGTCGTACGTGTACGAGGCGGCCGAGGTGGACGGGTCCTCGGAGTGGCAGACGTTCTGGCGGATCACGCTGCCGCTGCTGCGGCCGGTCCTGGTGATGGTCCTGGTGGTCACCATGATCGGCTCCTTCCAGGTCTTCGACACGATCGCGGTGACCACCCAGGGCGGGCCGATCAACGCCACCCGGGTGATCTACTTCTACATCTACGAACGGGCCTTCACCCGGTTCGACTTCGGCTACGCCTCGGCGATGGCGATGGTGCTGTTCGCCATTCTCGCGGTGGTCTCGCTGCTGCAGCTGCGGCTGCTCCGGGCCAAGGAGAGTGACCTGGCATGA
- a CDS encoding LLM class flavin-dependent oxidoreductase, translated as MTIELGLILPTSTPDPSRPVLGDARAAARLAEGAGVESVWSTDHLIASAPMLDSTVVLATAAAVTERVKIGYGVMLLALRPVAWAAKQVTSLQHVSGDRLLLGVGTGNPAHGDVGWRAAGTSFESRGRRTDEALQVLPDLIAGRKVQLEEGLEAAIAPGATVPPLLVAGDGQKALARAARFGDGWVSIGLAVDDVPARIAALEDLAAGYDRPRPALTIVGPQVDDIDEAKAVDQLAAYAEAGVERVILVPGGDGWEQGYERAARLRAAL; from the coding sequence ATGACGATCGAACTGGGGTTGATTCTTCCGACGTCCACGCCGGATCCGAGCCGGCCGGTGCTTGGTGACGCCCGGGCCGCGGCGCGGCTGGCCGAGGGGGCCGGTGTCGAGTCGGTGTGGTCCACCGACCACCTGATCGCGAGTGCGCCGATGCTCGACAGCACGGTCGTGCTGGCGACGGCCGCGGCGGTGACGGAGCGGGTCAAGATCGGGTACGGCGTGATGTTGCTGGCGCTGCGGCCAGTCGCCTGGGCGGCGAAGCAGGTGACCTCGCTGCAGCACGTCTCCGGCGACCGGCTCCTGCTCGGGGTGGGCACGGGCAACCCGGCCCACGGCGACGTCGGCTGGCGTGCGGCCGGTACGTCGTTCGAAAGCCGTGGGCGGCGGACGGATGAGGCGCTGCAGGTGCTTCCTGATCTGATTGCCGGGCGCAAGGTCCAGTTGGAGGAGGGGCTGGAGGCTGCGATTGCTCCTGGTGCGACGGTTCCGCCGCTCCTGGTCGCGGGCGACGGCCAGAAGGCGCTCGCTCGCGCCGCGCGTTTCGGCGACGGCTGGGTCTCGATCGGGCTCGCAGTCGACGACGTGCCGGCGCGGATCGCCGCGTTGGAGGACCTTGCGGCCGGCTACGACCGGCCGCGACCGGCCCTCACCATCGTCGGCCCGCAAGTCGACGACATCGACGAGGCCAAGGCGGTCGACCAGCTCGCGGCGTACGCGGAGGCGGGGGTGGAGCGCGTCATCCTCGTGCCGGGTGGCGACGGTTGGGAGCAGGGCTACGAACGCGCCGCGAGGCTACGCGCAGCCCTGTGA
- a CDS encoding DUF1707 and DUF4870 domain-containing protein, with protein MSTSELLVTPAQRDRAVEILQEMYADGRLTHFEFDTRLELALKARTRAELNGSFDGLLARPVPTYAPAAFTRPAPLQRYDGKGRGLGTISHWLGYPTFFVGPALIAATAGKENPAVRKHAVEAVNFQLSALGLFMLLGVVTAVTDGFTGFLFPMLGLVWFVLTGVAGLATMLGTNFRYPFTLRLIK; from the coding sequence ATGTCCACTTCAGAGCTGCTGGTGACGCCGGCCCAACGGGACCGCGCGGTCGAGATCCTGCAAGAAATGTACGCCGACGGCCGGCTGACCCACTTCGAGTTCGACACCCGGCTCGAGCTGGCGCTGAAGGCCCGCACCCGGGCCGAGCTGAACGGCTCCTTCGACGGGCTGCTGGCCCGCCCGGTCCCCACCTACGCGCCGGCCGCGTTCACCCGCCCGGCCCCCCTCCAGCGGTACGACGGCAAGGGCCGCGGCCTGGGCACGATCTCGCACTGGCTCGGCTACCCCACGTTCTTCGTCGGCCCCGCCCTGATCGCGGCCACCGCCGGCAAGGAGAACCCGGCCGTCCGCAAGCACGCCGTCGAGGCGGTGAACTTCCAGCTCAGCGCCCTCGGCCTGTTCATGCTGCTCGGCGTCGTCACCGCGGTCACCGACGGCTTCACCGGTTTCCTGTTCCCGATGCTCGGCCTGGTCTGGTTCGTGCTCACCGGCGTGGCCGGCCTGGCCACCATGCTCGGCACCAACTTCCGCTACCCGTTCACCCTGCGCCTGATCAAGTAG
- a CDS encoding DNA polymerase beta superfamily protein: MAIDGPQLPVGTQVVLRAARPDDAGGTAQRGATGRIDGATADGRYEVRLADGRSTTARRDQLSLRTAYQDEAIGVEAPDGDRLVRERTIYAAVVGSRAFGLDTDTSDTDTRGVYVAPTEAFWSLAKPPTHVEGPEPEWFSREVERFCELALKANPNLLEVLHSPLVVTRTPLGDELLELRPAFLSQLAYQTYSGYVLSQFKKLEADFRRDGAPKWKHVMHLIRLLLSARTLLAEGVLVVDVGPHRDRLLAVKAGALPWDEVERWRLDLHEQLDDALRTSVLPPTPEVGKVDAWLGSVRRRSIAEA, encoded by the coding sequence ATGGCGATCGATGGGCCGCAGTTGCCGGTCGGGACTCAGGTCGTACTGCGTGCTGCCCGGCCGGACGACGCCGGCGGTACGGCGCAGCGGGGTGCGACCGGGCGGATCGATGGCGCCACGGCCGACGGGCGGTACGAGGTGCGGCTCGCCGACGGGCGGAGTACGACGGCCAGGCGGGACCAGTTGAGTCTGCGGACGGCGTACCAGGACGAGGCGATCGGGGTGGAGGCGCCGGACGGGGACCGCCTCGTGCGGGAGCGGACGATCTACGCCGCAGTGGTCGGGTCGCGCGCCTTCGGGCTGGACACCGACACGTCGGACACCGACACCCGCGGCGTGTACGTCGCGCCGACGGAGGCGTTCTGGTCACTGGCCAAGCCGCCGACGCACGTCGAGGGGCCGGAGCCGGAATGGTTCTCCCGGGAGGTCGAGCGGTTCTGCGAGTTGGCCCTCAAGGCGAATCCGAACCTGCTCGAGGTGCTGCACTCGCCGCTGGTGGTGACGCGGACGCCGCTCGGCGACGAACTGCTGGAGCTGCGGCCGGCCTTCCTGTCCCAGCTCGCCTACCAGACGTACTCCGGCTACGTGCTGAGCCAGTTCAAGAAGCTGGAAGCGGACTTCCGGCGTGACGGTGCGCCGAAGTGGAAGCACGTCATGCACCTGATTCGTCTGCTGCTCTCGGCCCGCACGCTGCTGGCCGAAGGTGTGCTCGTGGTCGACGTCGGTCCGCACCGCGACCGCTTGCTCGCGGTCAAGGCGGGCGCGCTGCCGTGGGACGAGGTCGAACGCTGGCGTCTCGACCTCCACGAGCAACTCGACGACGCGCTGCGGACGTCGGTTCTGCCTCCTACGCCGGAGGTCGGCAAGGTCGATGCCTGGCTCGGATCGGTTCGGCGAAGGAGCATCGCCGAGGCGTGA
- the ftsE gene encoding cell division ATP-binding protein FtsE yields the protein MIRFENVSKTYEGQSKAALLNVNVEIEKGEFVFLVGTSGSGKSTFLRLVLREHRTSKGHIMVAGKDLNRLASWRIPQMRRQIGTVFQDFRLLPNKTVAENVAFALQVIGKPRAHIRKTVPEVLELVGLDGKEDRLPDELSGGEQQRVAIARAFVNRPMILIADEPTGNLDPGTSVGIMKLLDRINRTGTTVVMATHDVSIVDQMRKRVIELENGHVVRDESRGVYGYQH from the coding sequence GTGATCCGCTTCGAGAATGTTTCCAAGACGTACGAGGGCCAGTCCAAGGCTGCCCTGCTGAACGTGAACGTCGAGATCGAAAAGGGCGAGTTCGTCTTCCTGGTCGGCACCTCCGGGTCCGGCAAGTCGACGTTCCTTCGTCTCGTGCTGCGTGAGCACCGGACCTCCAAGGGCCACATCATGGTCGCCGGCAAGGACCTGAACCGGCTGGCCAGCTGGCGGATCCCGCAGATGCGCCGGCAGATCGGCACCGTCTTCCAGGACTTCCGGCTGCTGCCGAACAAGACCGTCGCGGAGAACGTCGCGTTCGCCCTGCAGGTGATCGGCAAGCCGCGCGCGCACATTCGCAAGACGGTGCCCGAGGTGCTCGAGCTGGTCGGTCTGGACGGCAAGGAGGACCGGCTGCCCGACGAGCTGTCCGGCGGTGAGCAGCAGCGCGTCGCGATCGCGCGCGCGTTCGTGAACCGGCCGATGATCCTGATCGCCGACGAGCCGACCGGAAACCTGGACCCGGGCACGTCGGTGGGCATCATGAAGCTGCTGGACCGGATCAACCGGACCGGCACGACGGTCGTGATGGCCACCCACGACGTGTCGATCGTGGACCAGATGCGCAAGCGCGTGATCGAGCTGGAGAACGGCCACGTCGTCCGCGACGAGTCGCGCGGCGTCTACGGCTACCAGCACTGA
- a CDS encoding SRPBCC family protein: MSEQRPTIVVTVAAPVEAVWDALRDKDKIRHWHGWEFEGSEGGLDQEIDHIYFAAITEEDAQAGVLEIQGGDRFVVEPADGGTRVTLTRAAFGEDPEWDAYYDDVTEGWITFLQQLRFAVEQHAGDARRTLFYSGAGGQQSAADALGLTAPVGASYALELVGEPATGTVWFRSEHQVGITVDAWGNGLLVLSHVPPGPDKPAGAAMAILSLYGVDDETRSAIDKRWRDWWTTRHPEPSAS; the protein is encoded by the coding sequence ATGAGCGAGCAGAGGCCGACGATCGTGGTCACCGTGGCCGCGCCGGTCGAGGCGGTGTGGGACGCACTGCGCGACAAGGACAAGATCCGGCACTGGCACGGCTGGGAGTTCGAAGGATCCGAGGGCGGGTTGGACCAGGAGATCGACCACATCTACTTCGCCGCGATCACCGAGGAGGACGCGCAGGCCGGGGTGCTGGAGATCCAGGGCGGCGACCGCTTCGTCGTCGAACCCGCCGACGGCGGCACCCGGGTCACGCTGACCCGGGCCGCCTTCGGCGAAGACCCGGAGTGGGACGCGTACTACGACGACGTCACCGAGGGCTGGATCACGTTCCTGCAGCAGCTGCGGTTCGCGGTTGAGCAGCACGCCGGCGACGCCCGCCGAACCCTCTTCTACTCGGGCGCGGGCGGCCAGCAATCAGCGGCCGACGCACTCGGACTCACCGCGCCGGTCGGAGCGTCGTACGCGCTGGAGCTGGTGGGCGAGCCGGCCACCGGCACGGTGTGGTTCCGCTCCGAGCACCAGGTCGGGATCACGGTCGACGCCTGGGGAAACGGCCTGCTCGTGCTCAGCCACGTCCCGCCCGGCCCGGACAAGCCGGCCGGCGCGGCGATGGCGATCCTCAGCCTGTACGGCGTGGACGACGAGACGCGCTCCGCGATCGACAAGCGCTGGCGCGACTGGTGGACGACTCGCCACCCGGAGCCATCCGCAAGCTGA
- a CDS encoding pyridoxamine 5'-phosphate oxidase family protein, whose protein sequence is MSTDADTLTAEDFEFLQRALYGFLSVAAGPLPPQPRPVWFEATAEGTIQLFTGPDTVKVRRLRRDSRASIVVAAPVGERERWVSIAGRATVEPDGGRELATRLAERYWDLTDPVRAEDLAGILAEEWVRIVLHPEKVSRYSY, encoded by the coding sequence ATGAGCACCGACGCCGACACGCTGACCGCCGAGGATTTCGAGTTCCTCCAGCGCGCGCTGTACGGATTCCTGTCCGTCGCCGCGGGTCCGCTGCCACCCCAGCCCCGCCCGGTGTGGTTCGAGGCCACCGCAGAAGGCACGATCCAGCTGTTCACCGGCCCGGACACCGTCAAGGTCCGACGCCTCCGCCGCGACTCCCGCGCCTCGATCGTCGTCGCCGCCCCCGTCGGCGAACGCGAACGCTGGGTGTCGATCGCCGGCCGAGCCACGGTGGAACCCGACGGCGGGCGCGAGCTCGCCACTCGACTGGCCGAGCGGTACTGGGACCTGACCGACCCGGTCCGGGCGGAGGACCTCGCCGGGATCCTGGCGGAGGAGTGGGTGCGGATCGTGCTCCACCCGGAGAAGGTCAGTCGGTATTCGTACTGA